One genomic segment of Protaetiibacter intestinalis includes these proteins:
- a CDS encoding type II secretion system F family protein encodes MAAGAAAAVAGGPRNWSYRARDASGKVVKGKLDAPTESAAIDRMRVMGLSPVKLDEVVAGTGLNREIEIGNGARVKLKDLAVVSRQAATMVSAGLSLLKTLNVLAEQTENKKLKTTLGMVARDVEVGFSLSDALGKHPRVFPPLMINMVRAGEIGGFLDGALNTVAVNYEKEAKLREQIKSAMTYPVMVLIMSLVAVIIMLTFIVPIFKTMFAGFGADLPLPTQMLVTLSESMVFVVPVGIVAGIAFAVWWNANKNTEKVRSFVDPIKLKLPVFGKLTAKIAITRFCRNLADMVNAGVPILQALNIVGEASGNWVIEQAARNVANSVRVGKSLSGPLAEEKVFPAMAVQMISVGEDAGALDTMLSKVADFYDAEVQATTEALTSIIEPLLIAFLGIVVGSMVIALYMPIFQMVNVVGGG; translated from the coding sequence ATGGCCGCGGGTGCGGCCGCCGCCGTCGCCGGAGGCCCCCGGAACTGGAGCTACCGCGCGCGAGACGCATCGGGCAAGGTCGTCAAGGGGAAGCTCGACGCCCCGACGGAGAGCGCCGCGATCGACCGTATGCGCGTCATGGGGCTGAGCCCGGTCAAGCTCGACGAGGTGGTGGCCGGCACCGGCCTCAACCGCGAGATCGAGATCGGCAACGGCGCCCGGGTGAAGCTCAAGGACCTCGCCGTCGTCAGCCGCCAGGCGGCGACGATGGTGAGCGCGGGCCTGTCGCTGCTCAAGACCCTCAACGTGCTCGCGGAGCAGACCGAGAACAAGAAGCTGAAGACGACGCTCGGCATGGTCGCGCGCGACGTCGAGGTGGGCTTCTCGCTCTCCGACGCCCTCGGCAAGCATCCACGCGTGTTCCCGCCCCTCATGATCAACATGGTGCGGGCCGGTGAGATCGGCGGCTTCCTCGACGGCGCCCTCAACACGGTCGCCGTGAACTACGAGAAGGAGGCGAAGCTCCGCGAGCAGATCAAGTCGGCGATGACCTATCCCGTGATGGTGCTCATCATGTCGCTCGTCGCCGTGATCATCATGCTCACGTTCATCGTCCCGATCTTCAAGACGATGTTCGCGGGCTTCGGTGCCGATCTGCCGTTGCCGACGCAGATGCTGGTGACGTTGAGCGAGTCGATGGTCTTCGTCGTGCCGGTCGGCATCGTGGCCGGGATCGCCTTCGCCGTCTGGTGGAACGCGAACAAGAACACCGAGAAGGTGCGAAGTTTCGTGGATCCCATCAAGCTCAAGCTGCCGGTCTTCGGCAAGCTCACGGCGAAGATCGCGATCACCCGGTTCTGCCGCAACCTCGCCGACATGGTGAACGCCGGCGTGCCGATCCTTCAGGCGCTCAACATCGTGGGGGAGGCCTCCGGCAACTGGGTGATCGAGCAGGCGGCGCGGAACGTCGCCAACTCGGTCCGGGTGGGCAAGTCGCTCTCGGGTCCGCTCGCGGAGGAGAAGGTCTTCCCGGCGATGGCCGTGCAGATGATCTCGGTCGGTGAGGATGCGGGCGCGCTCGACACGATGTTGTCGAAGGTGGCCGACTTCTACGACGCCGAGGTGCAGGCGACGACCGAGGCGCTCACCTCGATCATCGAGCCGTTGCTCATCGCCTTCCTCGGCATCGTCGTGGGCAGCATGGTCATCGCGCTGTACATGCCGATCTTCCAGATGGTCAACGTCGTCGGCGGCGGATGA
- the rpoC gene encoding DNA-directed RNA polymerase subunit beta' yields MIDATTFDQLRIGLATSADIRAWSYGEVKKPETINYRTLKPEKDGLFGEQIFGPSRDWECSCGKYKRVRFKGIVCERCGVEVTKSSVRRERMGHIELAAPVTHIWYFKGVPSRLGYLLDMAPKDLEKVIYFAAYMVINVDEDGRHADLPGLENELRLEVKALEQQRDDRINARLVQLEGDLASLEEEGAKADQKRKVKDAGEKEMAQIRKSYDEQIGQLERVWEDFRNLKVGDLKPEDSVFHELQDRYGLYFEAYMGAEAIQRRLQAFDLAAEAELLHDQIANGKGQKKIRAIKRLRVVNSFLQTGNSPAAMVLDVVPVIPPELRPMVQLDGGRFATSDLNDLYRRVINRNNRLRRLLDLGAPEIIVNNEKRMLQEAVDALFDNGRRGRPVTGTGNRALKSLSDMLKGKQGRFRQNLLGKRVDYSGRSVIIVGPQLKLHQCGLPKQMALELFKPFVIKRLIDLSHAQNIKAAKRMVERSRPQVWDVLEEIIRERPVLLNRAPTLHRLGIQAFEPQLVEGKAIQLHPLVCTAFNADFDGDQMAVHLPLSVEAQAEARILMLASNNILKPSDGRPVTLPSQDMIIGLHHLTTVKEGAAGEGRAFSSISEAILAKDEGTLDLNAKVRIRLEGVYLQDADEDFVQGSTKVLETTLGRALFNQALPVNYWYTDAVADKGKISAIVNDLAERYPKVEVAAALDRIKDAGFYWATRSGVTVALSDIVTPKDKPAIVSKHEKQAAKIQGEFDKGLIDDATRRKELIDIWTEATNEIAASMQESYPKDNNIFRMVSSGARGNWLQVRNISGIRGLVANPKGETIARPIISSYREGLSVAEYFIATHGARKGLADTALRTADSGYLTRRLVDVSQDVIIREDDCGTTKGLELRIAVKVGDELVRDENVENSVYARSLAEDAVDAKGTVVAEAGSDVGDVLINELIAAGVETVKVRSVLTCESAVGVCAACYGRSLATGKLVDIGEAVGIIAAQSIGEPGTQLTMRTFHQGGTAGADDITQGLPRVTELFEARTPKGASPIAEAAGRIEIEDTDKQRRIVLTPDNGDEPQIYPVLKRATLLVEDGQHVELGQQFVVGNLDPKEVLRVQGVRAVQQHLVDGVQGVYRSQGVPIHDKHIEVIVRQMMRKVTVVEHGDTDLLPGELVDRARYTELNRAAIVEGKKPASARQEVMGITKASLATESWLSAASFQETTRVLTQAAMEGRSDPLVGLKENVIIGQLIPAGTGLSKYRSVAVDATEEAKAERYPNRIFADDSAFSEADLSFVDFDSFSSDDFQPGTYN; encoded by the coding sequence GTGATCGACGCAACCACTTTCGATCAGCTCCGCATCGGCCTCGCGACGAGCGCCGACATCCGTGCCTGGTCGTACGGCGAGGTCAAGAAGCCGGAGACGATCAACTACCGCACCCTGAAGCCCGAGAAGGACGGCCTGTTCGGCGAGCAGATCTTCGGACCCTCGCGCGACTGGGAGTGCTCCTGCGGCAAGTACAAGCGCGTGCGCTTCAAGGGCATCGTCTGCGAGCGCTGCGGCGTGGAGGTCACCAAGAGCTCCGTCCGTCGTGAGCGCATGGGCCACATCGAGCTCGCCGCCCCGGTGACGCACATCTGGTACTTCAAGGGTGTGCCGAGCCGCCTCGGCTACCTGCTCGACATGGCGCCGAAGGACCTCGAGAAGGTCATCTACTTCGCCGCGTACATGGTCATCAACGTCGACGAGGACGGCCGTCACGCCGACCTCCCCGGCCTCGAGAACGAGCTCCGGCTCGAGGTGAAGGCGCTCGAGCAGCAGCGCGACGACCGCATCAACGCGCGTCTCGTGCAGCTCGAGGGCGACCTCGCTTCTCTCGAGGAGGAGGGCGCCAAGGCCGACCAGAAGCGCAAGGTGAAGGACGCCGGCGAGAAGGAGATGGCCCAGATCCGCAAGTCGTACGACGAGCAGATCGGTCAGCTCGAGCGGGTCTGGGAGGACTTCCGCAACCTCAAGGTCGGCGACCTGAAGCCGGAGGACTCGGTCTTCCACGAGCTGCAGGACCGCTACGGCCTGTACTTCGAGGCGTACATGGGCGCCGAGGCGATCCAGCGTCGCCTGCAGGCCTTCGACCTCGCGGCCGAGGCCGAGCTGCTGCACGACCAGATCGCCAACGGCAAGGGCCAGAAGAAGATCCGCGCCATCAAGCGCCTCCGGGTCGTCAACTCGTTCCTGCAGACCGGCAACTCGCCGGCCGCCATGGTGCTCGACGTCGTGCCGGTGATCCCGCCGGAGCTGCGCCCGATGGTGCAGCTCGACGGCGGCCGCTTCGCGACCTCCGACCTCAACGACCTCTACCGTCGTGTGATCAACCGCAACAACCGTCTGCGTCGTCTGCTCGACCTCGGTGCCCCCGAGATCATCGTCAACAACGAGAAGCGGATGCTGCAGGAGGCCGTCGACGCGCTGTTCGACAACGGCCGCCGTGGTCGCCCGGTCACCGGTACCGGCAACCGTGCGCTCAAGTCGCTGTCCGACATGCTCAAGGGCAAGCAGGGCCGGTTCCGTCAGAACCTGCTCGGCAAGCGCGTGGACTACTCGGGCCGTTCGGTCATCATCGTGGGTCCGCAGCTGAAGCTGCACCAGTGCGGTCTGCCGAAGCAGATGGCGCTCGAGCTGTTCAAGCCGTTCGTCATCAAGCGCCTCATCGACCTGTCGCACGCGCAGAACATCAAGGCCGCCAAGCGCATGGTCGAGCGTTCGCGTCCGCAGGTGTGGGACGTGCTCGAGGAGATCATCCGCGAGCGCCCCGTGCTGCTGAACCGTGCGCCGACGCTGCACCGTCTCGGCATCCAGGCGTTCGAGCCGCAGCTCGTGGAGGGCAAGGCCATCCAGCTGCACCCGCTCGTCTGCACGGCGTTCAACGCGGACTTCGACGGCGACCAGATGGCCGTGCACCTTCCCCTCTCGGTGGAGGCGCAGGCCGAGGCCCGCATCCTGATGCTCGCCTCGAACAACATCCTGAAGCCGTCGGACGGCCGCCCGGTCACCCTGCCCAGCCAGGACATGATCATCGGTCTGCACCACCTGACCACGGTCAAGGAGGGTGCCGCCGGTGAGGGTCGCGCGTTCAGCTCGATCTCGGAGGCGATCCTGGCGAAGGACGAGGGCACCCTCGACCTGAACGCCAAGGTGCGCATCCGTCTCGAGGGCGTGTACCTCCAGGACGCCGACGAGGACTTCGTGCAGGGCTCGACCAAGGTGCTCGAGACGACCCTCGGTCGCGCGCTGTTCAACCAGGCGCTGCCGGTGAACTACTGGTACACCGACGCCGTCGCCGACAAGGGCAAGATCTCCGCGATCGTCAACGACCTCGCGGAGCGCTACCCCAAGGTGGAGGTCGCCGCGGCGCTCGACCGCATCAAGGACGCCGGCTTCTACTGGGCCACGCGTTCGGGTGTGACGGTCGCGCTCAGCGACATCGTCACCCCGAAGGACAAGCCCGCCATCGTGTCCAAGCACGAGAAGCAGGCCGCCAAGATCCAGGGCGAGTTCGACAAGGGTCTCATCGACGACGCGACGCGCCGCAAGGAGCTCATCGACATCTGGACCGAGGCGACCAACGAGATCGCCGCCTCGATGCAGGAGAGCTACCCGAAGGACAACAACATCTTCCGGATGGTGTCCTCCGGTGCCCGTGGTAACTGGCTGCAGGTGCGCAACATCTCGGGTATCCGCGGCCTCGTCGCGAACCCGAAGGGTGAGACGATCGCCCGTCCGATCATCTCCTCGTACCGCGAGGGTCTGTCGGTGGCGGAGTACTTCATCGCCACGCACGGTGCCCGCAAGGGTCTCGCCGACACCGCCCTCCGCACCGCGGACTCCGGGTACCTCACGCGTCGTCTCGTCGACGTCTCGCAGGATGTCATCATCCGCGAGGACGACTGCGGCACGACCAAGGGCCTCGAGCTGCGGATCGCGGTGAAGGTGGGCGACGAGCTCGTCCGCGACGAGAACGTGGAGAACTCGGTCTACGCGCGCTCGCTCGCCGAGGACGCGGTCGACGCGAAGGGCACCGTGGTCGCGGAGGCCGGCTCGGACGTCGGCGACGTGCTCATCAACGAGCTCATCGCCGCGGGCGTCGAGACCGTCAAGGTGCGCTCCGTGCTCACCTGCGAGTCGGCGGTCGGCGTCTGCGCCGCCTGCTACGGCCGTTCGCTCGCGACCGGCAAGCTCGTGGACATCGGCGAGGCGGTCGGCATCATCGCCGCCCAGTCGATCGGCGAGCCCGGCACGCAGCTCACCATGCGTACCTTCCACCAGGGTGGTACCGCGGGTGCGGACGACATCACGCAGGGTCTGCCGCGTGTCACCGAGCTCTTCGAGGCCCGGACCCCGAAGGGTGCGAGCCCGATCGCGGAGGCCGCCGGTCGCATCGAGATCGAGGACACCGACAAGCAGCGCCGCATCGTCCTCACGCCCGACAACGGCGACGAGCCGCAGATCTACCCCGTGCTCAAGCGCGCCACCCTCCTCGTGGAGGACGGCCAGCACGTGGAGCTCGGTCAGCAGTTCGTGGTCGGCAACCTGGACCCGAAGGAGGTGCTGCGCGTGCAGGGCGTCCGCGCCGTGCAGCAGCACCTGGTCGACGGCGTGCAGGGCGTCTACCGCAGCCAGGGTGTGCCGATCCACGACAAGCACATCGAGGTCATCGTGCGTCAGATGATGCGCAAGGTGACCGTCGTGGAGCACGGCGACACCGACCTGCTGCCGGGCGAGCTCGTGGACCGCGCGCGGTACACCGAGCTCAACCGTGCCGCGATCGTCGAGGGCAAGAAGCCCGCGTCGGCGCGTCAGGAGGTCATGGGCATCACGAAGGCGTCGCTCGCGACGGAGTCGTGGCTGAGTGCCGCGTCGTTCCAGGAGACCACCCGCGTGCTCACGCAGGCGGCGATGGAGGGTCGCTCCGACCCGCTCGTCGGTCTCAAGGAGAACGTCATCATCGGTCAGCTCATCCCCGCGGGAACCGGACTCTCGAAGTACCGGAGCGTGGCGGTGGACGCGACCGAGGAGGCGAAGGCGGAGCGGTACCCCAACCGCATCTTCGCCGACGACTCGGCGTTCTCGGAGGCCGACCTGAGCTTCGTCGACTTCGACAGCTTCAGCTCGGACGACTTCCAGCCCGGTACCTACAACTAG
- a CDS encoding type IV pilus twitching motility protein PilT, protein MNNNIYEIPLTDPAAPPFGVPGTSGTLPPPHGVLPPDAAPTVDFSQLPPPGSSAPPVVAEPQAPAPDLSAPAAFESFSAAPATPGYTPPPAVDLQVPVFDAEAARGPALVAPPMASAPASAESILDDDFARAARANADADLLHCLQEVLLAGASDLHISTGTAPLLRIDGTLTPVHEQEIWDREKTATALYSILSPTQRAKFDEVLELDFAFTLSANARFRVNFYQQRGAIGGAFRIIPTEIKSLGQLGVPGQVGEFAKLPRGLVLVTGPTGSGKSTTLAALIDLVNNTRRDHIVTVEDPIEFLHRNKKSLINQREVGADTHSFGNALKHVLRQDPDVILIGELRDLETISVALTAAETGHLVFATLHTQSAGSTIDRVIDVFPPHQQDQIRVQLAATLQGVVCQTLVKRSTGRGRAVATEIMFITPAIANLIREGKTYQVTSALQSGAAAGMHTMDQHLSELVNGGEVPYEAAMEKVQDPETFNRLVTRRDLAGNGASRSI, encoded by the coding sequence GTGAACAACAACATCTACGAGATCCCGTTGACGGATCCCGCGGCACCGCCGTTCGGCGTGCCGGGAACGAGCGGCACGCTGCCGCCGCCGCACGGCGTGCTGCCGCCCGACGCGGCGCCTACGGTGGACTTCTCGCAGCTGCCGCCGCCCGGATCGAGCGCCCCGCCCGTGGTCGCCGAGCCGCAGGCGCCCGCCCCCGACCTGTCGGCGCCCGCGGCCTTCGAGTCGTTCTCCGCGGCACCTGCGACGCCCGGCTACACGCCGCCGCCCGCCGTCGACCTGCAGGTGCCGGTCTTCGACGCCGAGGCCGCGCGGGGTCCCGCGCTCGTGGCCCCGCCCATGGCGAGCGCGCCCGCGAGCGCCGAGTCGATCCTGGACGACGATTTCGCCCGCGCCGCTCGCGCGAACGCGGATGCCGACCTGCTGCACTGCCTGCAGGAGGTGCTGCTCGCGGGCGCATCCGACCTCCACATCTCGACCGGCACGGCACCGCTGCTGCGCATCGACGGCACGCTCACGCCCGTGCACGAGCAGGAGATCTGGGACCGCGAGAAGACGGCGACGGCGCTCTACAGCATCCTGTCGCCCACCCAGCGGGCCAAGTTCGACGAGGTGCTCGAGCTCGACTTCGCCTTCACCCTCTCGGCGAACGCCCGCTTCCGTGTGAACTTCTACCAGCAGCGCGGCGCGATCGGCGGTGCGTTCCGCATCATCCCGACCGAGATCAAGTCGCTCGGCCAGCTCGGCGTGCCCGGGCAGGTGGGGGAGTTCGCGAAGCTGCCGCGCGGTCTCGTGCTCGTCACCGGCCCGACCGGTTCCGGCAAGTCGACGACCCTCGCGGCGCTCATCGACCTCGTGAACAACACCCGTCGCGACCACATCGTGACGGTCGAGGACCCGATCGAGTTCCTGCACCGCAACAAGAAGTCGCTCATCAACCAGCGCGAGGTCGGGGCCGACACCCACTCCTTCGGCAACGCCCTCAAGCACGTGCTGCGTCAGGACCCCGATGTGATCCTCATCGGCGAGCTCCGCGACCTCGAGACGATCTCGGTGGCGCTGACCGCGGCCGAGACCGGTCACCTCGTGTTCGCGACCCTGCACACGCAGAGCGCGGGCTCGACGATCGACCGTGTCATCGACGTGTTCCCACCGCACCAGCAGGACCAGATCCGCGTGCAGCTCGCGGCGACCCTGCAGGGCGTCGTGTGTCAGACGCTCGTCAAGCGCTCGACCGGCCGCGGCCGGGCGGTCGCGACCGAGATCATGTTCATCACGCCGGCCATCGCCAACCTCATCCGCGAGGGCAAGACCTACCAGGTCACCTCGGCGCTGCAGTCGGGTGCCGCGGCAGGCATGCACACGATGGACCAGCACCTGTCCGAACTCGTCAACGGCGGTGAGGTGCCCTACGAGGCCGCCATGGAGAAGGTGCAGGACCCCGAGACGTTCAACAGGCTCGTGACCCGGCGCGATCTCGCCGGCAACGGCGCCTCGAGGAGCATCTGA
- a CDS encoding GspE/PulE family protein yields the protein MASLSEILIIRGQLPITSIDAAAGDDEPQIRELVAQGMLTEGQVASARAAQMNLPFVDLTEYPVDHSAVALVPIGLLRRHEVLPIGRDGDRLLVAMADPNNVVALDDIRAAVRFSVRAVVAERQDLLNAITRFVRADSELNDLSSEIEGDAESTGSELERAEVEDDAPIVRFVNLLISQAIQDHASDIHIEPAEHDLHVRYRIDGVLHEMQRAPKSIQNGVISRLKIMSDIDIAERRKPQDGRLSVMHGGRKIDLRVATLPTVYGEKVVMRILDNSSTQLGIQQMAMLDHNLERFRKSYSKPYGMILVTGPTGSGKSTTLYTTLNEVAKPEINVITVEDPVEYRLPGINQVQVNVKAGLTFASALRSILRSDPDVVLIGEIRDQETAQIAIEASLTGHLVLSTLHTNDAPSAVTRLIEMDIEPFLVGSALDCVVAQRLARRLCDKCKQPYHHPPEELQSLGFAFDPRMGIPTLFRPIGCQHCSNTGYRGRMALHEVMSVTEDIERLAVARASSAEIGRVAVQQGMYTLRQDGWGKALLGMTSIEEILRVVA from the coding sequence ATGGCCTCCCTGTCCGAGATCCTGATCATCCGTGGTCAGCTGCCGATCACGAGCATCGATGCCGCCGCGGGTGACGACGAGCCGCAGATCCGCGAGCTCGTCGCGCAGGGCATGCTGACCGAGGGCCAGGTGGCGTCCGCGCGTGCCGCGCAGATGAACCTGCCGTTCGTCGACCTGACCGAGTACCCGGTCGACCACTCGGCGGTCGCGCTCGTGCCGATCGGCCTGCTGCGCCGCCACGAGGTGCTGCCGATCGGCCGCGACGGCGACCGCCTGCTCGTGGCGATGGCCGACCCGAACAACGTCGTCGCGCTCGACGACATCCGCGCCGCGGTGCGTTTCTCGGTGCGCGCGGTGGTGGCCGAGCGTCAGGATCTGCTCAACGCGATCACCCGCTTCGTGCGCGCCGACAGCGAGCTCAACGACCTCTCGAGCGAGATCGAGGGCGACGCCGAGTCGACCGGATCCGAGCTCGAGCGCGCGGAGGTCGAGGACGACGCGCCCATCGTGCGCTTTGTGAACCTGCTCATCAGCCAGGCCATCCAGGACCACGCATCCGACATCCACATCGAGCCGGCCGAGCACGACCTGCACGTGCGGTACCGCATCGACGGCGTGCTGCACGAGATGCAGCGCGCGCCGAAGTCGATCCAGAACGGCGTCATCAGCCGCCTCAAGATCATGAGCGACATCGACATCGCCGAGCGTCGCAAGCCGCAGGACGGCCGCCTCTCGGTCATGCACGGCGGCCGCAAGATCGACCTCCGCGTCGCGACCCTGCCGACGGTGTACGGCGAGAAGGTCGTCATGCGTATCCTCGACAACTCGTCGACGCAGCTGGGCATCCAGCAGATGGCGATGCTCGACCACAACCTCGAGCGCTTCAGGAAGTCGTACTCGAAGCCCTACGGCATGATCCTCGTGACCGGTCCGACCGGTTCGGGTAAGTCGACGACGCTCTACACGACCCTCAACGAGGTCGCGAAGCCCGAGATCAACGTCATCACCGTCGAGGACCCGGTCGAGTATCGCCTGCCCGGCATCAACCAGGTGCAGGTGAACGTCAAGGCGGGCCTCACCTTCGCGAGCGCCCTGCGCAGCATCCTGCGTTCGGACCCGGATGTCGTGCTCATCGGTGAGATCCGCGACCAGGAGACGGCCCAGATCGCGATCGAGGCCTCGCTCACCGGCCACCTCGTGCTCTCGACGCTGCACACCAACGACGCCCCGAGCGCCGTGACGCGTCTCATCGAGATGGACATCGAGCCGTTCCTCGTGGGCTCGGCGCTCGACTGCGTGGTGGCCCAGCGTCTCGCCCGGCGGCTGTGCGACAAGTGCAAGCAGCCGTACCACCACCCGCCGGAGGAGCTGCAGTCGCTCGGCTTCGCCTTCGACCCGCGCATGGGCATCCCGACGCTGTTCCGTCCGATCGGCTGCCAGCACTGCTCCAACACCGGCTACCGCGGCCGCATGGCGCTGCACGAGGTCATGAGCGTCACGGAGGACATCGAACGTCTCGCGGTCGCGCGCGCATCGAGTGCCGAGATCGGCCGCGTCGCCGTGCAGCAGGGCATGTACACCCTGCGGCAGGACGGCTGGGGCAAGGCCCTGCTCGGCATGACGAGCATCGAGGAGATCCTGCGCGTCGTCGCCTGA